Below is a window of Longimicrobiales bacterium DNA.
GGCGGCGATTTCCGCTGCATGCGAGTGCGGCCGGCAAGGCACTGCTGGCGTGGCGCTCGACGGAGGAGGTGAAGTCGCTGCTGTCGTTCCCGCTGGAGCGAAGGACGGCGAACACGATCGCGGACCTGGATGCACTGCTGGTCGAGCTCGCTGCAGTCCGTGTGCGCGGATACGCGGTGAACTGGGCGGAGAGCGAGGACGACCTGGTCGGGATCGCCGCACCTGTCCGGGATCATCGCGACGAGGTGATCTGCGCGCTCTCGATCAGCGCGCCGGTCTGGCGGGTCTCGCGGGACGATCTGCCGCGGCTCGGGCGGCAGATCGTGGATCCGGCGATGTCCCTGTCCAGGTCACTGGGCTGGCGCGGCCCCGACGGCTGAGCGCGTCGACACCTCGCCCGCGATGCAGCTCAGTGCAGCAGCGTTCCGGGTCCGTACAGCACCCGCCCCGGCCGCGCATCGGTCATGCGCCCATCCTCGAAGACGACCGCGCCATTCACGACGACGAGTGAGAAGCCCTCGGCGTACTGGTGGGGCTGATCGAACGTGGCGACGTCACGCACGCGAGCCGGATCGAACACGGCGAAGTCCGCCTTCATCCCCGGACGCAGCACACCGCGATCTTCCAGTCCGAGCCGCTGTGCGGGAAACGCCGACATCTTCCGCACGGCTTCTTCGAGCGTGAGCGTTCCGCGCTCGCGCACGTAGGTGCCGAGCACCCGCGCGAAGGTGCCGTAGCTCCTCGGGTGCGGGTGGCCGCTGCCCGGCTCCGGGATCTCACCATCGCTCGCGATCATCGTTGCGGGATGCCGCATGATGCGTTCGATGTCGTCCTCGTTCATGGCGTGGAACACGCCGCTGCAGCCGCCCTGTGCGGTGATCCAGAGGACCGTTTCGGCCGCGTTCTCGAGCGTCGGCTCCATCCCGCGCTGCCGGGTCACGTCGGCGAGGGTTTTCCCTGCGAGCGACGGGTCCCACGAGCATCGTACGATCACCACGTTCTTCGGATCGCCGCCGCCGCGCTCGAGGCGGATGATCTCGGCGGACTCCGCCCGGATGCGTGCCCGCGTCGCGGCATCGTTCAGGCGTGCGCGCACGGCGGCGCGGTCGCCCTCCAGCGCCCAGGCCGGAAGCAGCGCCGACTGCACGCTGGTGCTCGACGCCGTGTAGGGGTACTGGTCGATGGTCGCGTCGACTCCGCGGGCGCGCGCCTCGTCGACTCGCCGCAGTGTCTCGACGCTTGCGCCCCAGTACCCGGGTCCCACGACCTTGTGATGCGTCACCTGCGTCGGCAGCCCGCCCTCCTCGCCGATGCGGATCGTCTCCTCGACGCTGGTCACCACGCCCGCGGCTTCGTCGCGCATGTGCGAGATGTGGATGCCACCCAGTGCGCCCGCTACGCGGGCGAGCTCGACCACCTCGGCTGTCGGGGTGAACGCACCGGGCGTGTAGAACAGGCCGGAGCTCAGGCCGAATGCGCCCTCCTCCATCGAGCGGCGGACGATCGCGCGCATCTGTTCGATCTCGGCAGGCGTAGCGGCGCGGTCTGCGTTCCCCATCACTTCGGACCGGACGGATCCCTGTCCGACGAAGCTGGCCATGTTGACGGACGTGCCGAGTGAATCGAGCGCGGCGAGGAACGGTGCGAGTGGCAGCGGTGAGCTGCCGTCAGGCCCCTCGACCAGCGTCGTCACGCCCTGCCGCACGTAGTTGTCGGCTGTCGGGCGTTCGAAGATGCCACGGCGCGCATGCGTGTGGATGTCGATGAAGCCCGGTGCGATGACCTGGCCGGCCAGGTCGATCACGCGCTTCGCGCTGCCGTCGATGGTAGGGGCGATGTGCACGATCTCGTCACCCCGCACCGCGATGTCGCCGACGTACCAGGGGTTGCCGGTGCCGTCGACGATGCGGCCGTTGCGCAGCAGGAGGTCGTAGCTGGCACCCCGGGGGTTCGCTGCTGAACCGACGCGATCGGCAGCAGCCGAGATGAATGGCGCCGCGAGGCGCTCCGCGAGCTCCGGCGTCATCGGCGCCGACCCGAGGTTCGCGAGTGCGGCCACGACCACGCGCGCATCCGGATAAAGGGTCAGGATCGCACGGCCTCCCACGGAGCCGCCCGTGTGTCCGACCCAGCGGCGACCCGCCGTATCGGTTCCCGACCGCCAGCCGATGCCGTAGTTCGTCGCGGAGCCGTCCGCGATACGCTGTGACGTGAAGAGCTCGGCGACGGTCCCGGGCCGGAGGAAGCTGCCGTCCAGGTGGGCCCAGCCGAAGCGAACCATGTCCTCGGTGTTCGAGATGAACCCGCCGCCCGCCCACTTGTAGCTGTTGTCGACGTATTCGGCGTTGAGCACGCGCCCGCTCTCATCGTCGCGCTCGTAGAAGTCTGCGCGATGCTGGATGATACTGTCGGTGTGCTCGGCGACGATCGAGCGCAGGCCGAGCGGCTCGAAGACTTCGCGTCGCATGTGCTCCAGGAACTCCTCGCCCGTTGCGCCCTCGATCACGGCGCTCACCAGGTTCCAGCCGTAGCTCGAGTACTGATAGCCGGTGCCGGGCTGGAACAGCAGCGTGTCGTCCTGGAAGATCGCGAGCCCTTCCGTCACCGTCGGGTAGCGGTCCCGGCTGAGGAACTCGCCGCCCCGGTAGTGGCGGATGCCGGCCGTGTGTCCGGCGGCCTGCCGCGTGGTGATCGGCCAGCGCTTTTCGGGGAAGGACGGGACGTAGCGCTGGACGGGCGCATCGAGATCGAGCCGCCCCTGCTCGACCAGGCGGCCGATCGCAGCGGCCGTGACCGGCTTCGATACACTGCCGATCCGCATGCGCGTCAGCGTGGTGACCGGAACGCGGTGCTCCAGGTTGGCAAAGCCGAAGCCCTCGGACCAGACGACGTCACCATCAATCAGGACCGCGACCGACATGCCCGGGATCGATTGCTCGTCCATGACTGCGGTCACGGTCGCCCGGGCCTGCGCGATCGCATCGGCAAAGGCGGTCGGCGCAGGTGCCTCGGCGGCCACGACCTGCGCGTGGACGCGGTGCGCCGGGTACGCCGTGGCCAGGCTCGCCACAGCGAGCAGGATGCAGTCAGGAATGAGACGGGTGCGTCGGCGGCACCGTCCGGTCGGCTCTCTCATGGTGTGGTCCTCGGGTTCCTGTGCGGGGCGTCAGGGCGGTCCGATCCTTGGACGGACCGCCCCGTCGTGCAGGCCTAGTAGCCGGCGTTCTGCGTAATGTTCGGATTCACGTCCACCTCCTCGAACGGAATCGGCAGAATGCAGAAGTTGCACGGATACGACATCGAAGCGCGTGTGCTCGTGTTGTCGACGCGCACGATGTCCTGCTTGTGTCTCATCAGGTCGTGGATGCGGTGCCCCTCACCGACCAGCTCGATCCTTCGCTCGATCAGGATCTCGTCGAGAAGCGCCTGCCCCGTCGCGGTCACGTCCGGTGCCGTGGCGAGCCCACGCTTGCGGATCAGATCCAGGTCTGCCTGCGCCGCCGCCGTGTTCCCGAGGCGGGCGTTGGCCTCGGCACGGTTCAGGTACACTTCCGAGAGCCGGATGACGGGGATGTTGTCATCGCCGGGCGCCAGCGGCCACTTGTTCACGCGCATGCTCGCGTAGATGCCGGTAAGCAGCGGATCGACGACGAACACGTCGTTCCGGACGTCGCCCGGCGGGATCAGGTTGAGCAGATCCTTCGACGGCAGGTAGTCACCGTAGCCGCTCGCGCGGTACATCCCTCCAATGCCCTCGTTGCCCTGGCGGTCCGCGGAGTTGTACTCGAGCTCGAAGATGGCCTCCGGCGAAGCACCGATGGAGAACTGGCTGACATACGTTGCACCGGTGGCCAGTGTGTACTTGTTACTCCCGATCACCGAGTCCGCCATGGCCACAGCCCTGCCCCAGTCCTCCATGTACAGGTAGATCCGGGAGAGTATGGCCTGCGCGCCGCTCCTGGACATCATGAACGGCGGATGGCGATCGGTGGTCATCCGGCCGAGGCCCGCCGTGAGGTCGGCCACGGCCTGCCCGTACACCTCCGCCACCGTGCTCCGACCCGGGCGCGCGGTGATGTCCGACGCCAGCACGATCGGCACGCCCGGGTGACCGGCATCGGCCGTGAACGTGTAGTGCTGGGCGTACATCCGCGCGAGGTCGAAGTACGCGAGCCCGCGCAGGGCGTACGCTTCACCGATGATCTGGTTGTACTCGGCCTGCTGCGATGCGGGCGGCGTGAACTCCGCGTTGATCATCCGGTTGAGCCGATCGATCCCCTGGTACACGGCGGCCCACAGCTCGCGCTCGTACATGTGGCCGGAGATCACCTGGCCCTCGAAGTCGGCGAATTCCTTGTACCGGTTCGCCGTGCTGTTCTTCTTGATGTCCTCGCCCATGATGTCGGACATGATGTACATGCTGCGTCCGTACCAGGCGTTGGACTGCATCGCGTCGTACACGCCGACGATCGCGGCGCGGAAATCATCGACGGTCTGGAAGTAGATCGCGTCCGACACGGACTGGTGCGGCTCCAGGCCGAGGAAGTCGGAGCACGCCGTGCTTCCCGCCGCAACCGGCAGGAGCAGCGCCAGTGTCAGGACCTTCGTATGCCTCATGATCCCACCTCGTTCCTGTGATTGATGGCCGGTGTTCGTTCGTTGGGTCGTCATCAGAACACGGACCTGAAGCCGATGCTGATCGTCTTCATGTTGGGCGACGTCGTCTCGTACACACCGTCGAACGGCTGCTCGGGATCGATGTGCAGATCGCTGTCCCCGACCCAGGTCAGGAAGTTCGTGAGCTTCGCGTCCAGGCTGAGCGACTGCATGCCCACCCGACCGGCCAGCGAATCCGGGATCCGGTACGAGAGGCTCACGTCCTTGAGGCGGACATAGTCACCCTTGAACAGGTAGCGGGCGTTGTAGTTCGGGTTGTTGTTCGCGCTGCCGCCCCACACCTGCCGCGGAACCTTGGCGTTGTCGCCCGGCTGCTGCCAGCGGTTCTCCCAGGCCCACTGCGACGTGGAACGCGGCAGGAACGCGCCATCGCCGTTGTAGTAGCGGGCGGCGTACTCGTAGATGTGGTGGCCGAACGCGTAGATCGCGTTCGTCTGAACCGTGACGGGCCCGGCGCTGGCGGACAGGCCGAAGCTCCCGATGTACTTGGGCGTCGCCGTCTTCCCGTCATAGATGCGGTCGGTCTCATTCAGGAGACTCGTCGTCGCCGTCTTCGTTTCGTCGGTGTAGTAGAGCGGATCGCCCGTGGCGGGATCCACGCCCGCCCACGGGTACAGGAAGTACTCCTGGTAATCCCGCCCCTCTTCCCGCCGGAACGCTCCGTCGACGTACGCATCGCCGAGCTTCGTGATCTCGTTGTTCTGGCTGGTGATGTTGAAGTTGGCACCCAGGTCGAAGCTCTGTCGGCGCAGTACGCTCGCCTGCACCGAGAACTCCCAGCCCCAGTTCTCCATGTCGCCGTAGTTCTGCAGCATGTTCCGGAAGCCGGTGGTGTAGGATACCGGCACGTTGAGCAGCAGGTCGCTGGAGACCTTTCTGTACCACTCGAGTGCGCCGCTGAACCGGTTGTCGAGGACGGCGTAGTCGATGCCGACGTTGAACGCCGCCTGGGATTCCCAGGTCAGGTTCCGGTTCTCCACCTGCGACGGCCCGGAGCCCGGCAGGTTGTAGTACGTCGGCGCAAAGCTGTACAGCCCCTGCCACTCGTATGAGCCGATGTCGGCGTTCCCGATCTCACCGTACGATCCCCGCAGCTTCAGGTAATCGACGAACGAATTGTCGGCGAGGATCGAGTTGGTAAGGGTGTAGCCGAGGCCGAGCGACCAGAAGTTACCGTACCGCATGTCCGGCCCGAACTTGGACGAGCCGTCACGGCGCACCGACGCCGACACCAGGTACGTGCCGTCGTAGTCGTAGTTCGCGCGCGCGAACATGGAGGCGAAGGAGTACGCCAGCCGGTCCGACGAGCCCTGCGTCAGCGCGGCGCTGGCGCCCGTCTTGAGCGACGGGTGGGCAAAGCCGGAGCCGCTCGCGCGGACCCGGTTCCTGCTGGTCTTGCTCGCTTCGACGCCCACCACGGCATCGACATGGTGCGCGTCGCTGAATACGTCCGCGAAGGACAGGGTGTTCGTTCCCTGCCACGCCAGCACGTTCGCGCGACCCTCGTCGAAGCCACCACCCAGGTTCCTGCTGTCCCCGAAGCGCGGGTTCTGGTACTCGTAATCCGAAACGCTGTAGAGGTCGAAGCCCCACGCCGACGACAGCGAGAACCGGTCGTCGAACGTGAACGTACCGGTGAGGTTTTCGATGACGCGCGTCGTCTCGCGCTGCCAGA
It encodes the following:
- a CDS encoding IclR family transcriptional regulator is translated as MIEHVMEVLDLFNASRREIGVIEAAELLGRPRSTTSRWLSRMLTAGFLDRDPDSGRYRVSMRLSAVGELARQAIPLQRLAYPWLEQITASTGETSNLVLLGADGIGINVEAVESPRQVAHMGAVGRRFPLHASAAGKALLAWRSTEEVKSLLSFPLERRTANTIADLDALLVELAAVRVRGYAVNWAESEDDLVGIAAPVRDHRDEVICALSISAPVWRVSRDDLPRLGRQIVDPAMSLSRSLGWRGPDG
- a CDS encoding serine hydrolase, with protein sequence MREPTGRCRRRTRLIPDCILLAVASLATAYPAHRVHAQVVAAEAPAPTAFADAIAQARATVTAVMDEQSIPGMSVAVLIDGDVVWSEGFGFANLEHRVPVTTLTRMRIGSVSKPVTAAAIGRLVEQGRLDLDAPVQRYVPSFPEKRWPITTRQAAGHTAGIRHYRGGEFLSRDRYPTVTEGLAIFQDDTLLFQPGTGYQYSSYGWNLVSAVIEGATGEEFLEHMRREVFEPLGLRSIVAEHTDSIIQHRADFYERDDESGRVLNAEYVDNSYKWAGGGFISNTEDMVRFGWAHLDGSFLRPGTVAELFTSQRIADGSATNYGIGWRSGTDTAGRRWVGHTGGSVGGRAILTLYPDARVVVAALANLGSAPMTPELAERLAAPFISAAADRVGSAANPRGASYDLLLRNGRIVDGTGNPWYVGDIAVRGDEIVHIAPTIDGSAKRVIDLAGQVIAPGFIDIHTHARRGIFERPTADNYVRQGVTTLVEGPDGSSPLPLAPFLAALDSLGTSVNMASFVGQGSVRSEVMGNADRAATPAEIEQMRAIVRRSMEEGAFGLSSGLFYTPGAFTPTAEVVELARVAGALGGIHISHMRDEAAGVVTSVEETIRIGEEGGLPTQVTHHKVVGPGYWGASVETLRRVDEARARGVDATIDQYPYTASSTSVQSALLPAWALEGDRAAVRARLNDAATRARIRAESAEIIRLERGGGDPKNVVIVRCSWDPSLAGKTLADVTRQRGMEPTLENAAETVLWITAQGGCSGVFHAMNEDDIERIMRHPATMIASDGEIPEPGSGHPHPRSYGTFARVLGTYVRERGTLTLEEAVRKMSAFPAQRLGLEDRGVLRPGMKADFAVFDPARVRDVATFDQPHQYAEGFSLVVVNGAVVFEDGRMTDARPGRVLYGPGTLLH
- a CDS encoding RagB/SusD family nutrient uptake outer membrane protein, with product MRHTKVLTLALLLPVAAGSTACSDFLGLEPHQSVSDAIYFQTVDDFRAAIVGVYDAMQSNAWYGRSMYIMSDIMGEDIKKNSTANRYKEFADFEGQVISGHMYERELWAAVYQGIDRLNRMINAEFTPPASQQAEYNQIIGEAYALRGLAYFDLARMYAQHYTFTADAGHPGVPIVLASDITARPGRSTVAEVYGQAVADLTAGLGRMTTDRHPPFMMSRSGAQAILSRIYLYMEDWGRAVAMADSVIGSNKYTLATGATYVSQFSIGASPEAIFELEYNSADRQGNEGIGGMYRASGYGDYLPSKDLLNLIPPGDVRNDVFVVDPLLTGIYASMRVNKWPLAPGDDNIPVIRLSEVYLNRAEANARLGNTAAAQADLDLIRKRGLATAPDVTATGQALLDEILIERRIELVGEGHRIHDLMRHKQDIVRVDNTSTRASMSYPCNFCILPIPFEEVDVNPNITQNAGY
- a CDS encoding SusC/RagA family TonB-linked outer membrane protein produces the protein MCKHGKVRLSGVASFILLILLSVVTVAPVNAQDARGTILGRVIEEGTGTAVAGASIVVAGTQIGTMSDASGSFVIEGVPVGRHQVEVGFLGYATYRTEVTVSADQPARIEAVLRVDALRLEQIVATGYGTSRKEALTGSVLSVSADELKQLPTASLQTALQGTPGIVVTSADGTPGGGINVRVRGVGSITAGSEPLYVVDGIPLFNDAAGLDLTGFANSGRSANTLASLNPNDVESIVVLKDAASTAIYGSRGANGVVLITTKGGVAGNSIQAARPQFEFNYLTGFSSLAFTNLHQGLNASDYHDFYIESRMNAGMSREAAETQFENAFPVREDNNWLDLITQRGTTQQFDLSARGSTENLTYFVSGGAFLQDGVVISTDFDRYSGRSNLTARISDRFRLANNLSLSHTSQNAHQDGTAFRAPFYQVVFMPSVIPMYDEDGEWYARHTNIMGAYHPVGGLKEDVWQRETTRVIENLTGTFTFDDRFSLSSAWGFDLYSVSDYEYQNPRFGDSRNLGGGFDEGRANVLAWQGTNTLSFADVFSDAHHVDAVVGVEASKTSRNRVRASGSGFAHPSLKTGASAALTQGSSDRLAYSFASMFARANYDYDGTYLVSASVRRDGSSKFGPDMRYGNFWSLGLGYTLTNSILADNSFVDYLKLRGSYGEIGNADIGSYEWQGLYSFAPTYYNLPGSGPSQVENRNLTWESQAAFNVGIDYAVLDNRFSGALEWYRKVSSDLLLNVPVSYTTGFRNMLQNYGDMENWGWEFSVQASVLRRQSFDLGANFNITSQNNEITKLGDAYVDGAFRREEGRDYQEYFLYPWAGVDPATGDPLYYTDETKTATTSLLNETDRIYDGKTATPKYIGSFGLSASAGPVTVQTNAIYAFGHHIYEYAARYYNGDGAFLPRSTSQWAWENRWQQPGDNAKVPRQVWGGSANNNPNYNARYLFKGDYVRLKDVSLSYRIPDSLAGRVGMQSLSLDAKLTNFLTWVGDSDLHIDPEQPFDGVYETTSPNMKTISIGFRSVF